A stretch of Schistocerca cancellata isolate TAMUIC-IGC-003103 chromosome 3, iqSchCanc2.1, whole genome shotgun sequence DNA encodes these proteins:
- the LOC126176589 gene encoding G2/mitotic-specific cyclin-B3-like, whose protein sequence is MPALFEMSALFEMPALFEMSALFEMPALFEMPALFERPTLFERPALFERPTLFERPALFESVGTFLVSALYEWSALFEWSALFEWSALFEWSALFEWSALSEWSALSEWSALSEWSALSEWSTLFERPTLFERPTLFERPTLFERPTLFERPTLFERPTLFERPTLFERPTLFERPTLFERPTLFERPTLFERPTLFERPTLFERPTLFERPTLFERPTLFERPTLFGRPTLFGRPTLFGRPTVFGRPTLLERPTLLERPTLLERPTLLERPTLLERPTLLERPTLLERPTLLERPTLLERPVCKLHFPKEDVRKSFI, encoded by the exons ATGCCGGCACTTTTCGAGATGTCGGCACTTTTCGAGATGCCGGCACTTTTCGAGATGTCGGCACTTTTCGAGATGCCGGCACTTTTCGAGATGCCGGCACTTTTCGAGAGGCCGACACTTTTCGAGAGGCCGGCACTTTTCGAGAGGCCGACACTTTTCGAGAGGCCGGCACTTTTCGAGAG TGTCGGCACTTTTCTAGTGTCGGCACTTTACGAGTGGTCGGCACTTTTCGAGTGGTCGGCACTTTTCGAGTGGTCGGCCCTTTTCGAGTGGTCGGCCCTTTTCGAGTGGTCGGCGCTTTCCGAGTGGTCGGCGCTTTCCGAGTGGTCGGCGCTTTCCGAGTGGTCCGCGCTTTCCGAGTGGTCGACGCTCTTCGAGAGACCGACGCTCTTCGAGAGACCGACGCTCTTCGAGAGACCGACGCTCTTCGAGAGACCGACGCTCTTCGAGAGACCGACGCTCTTCGAGAGACCGACGCTCTTCGAGAGACCGACGCTCTTCGAGAGACCGACGCTCTTCGAGAGACCGACGCTCTTCGAGAGACCGACGCTCTTCGAGAGACCGACGCTCTTCGAGAGACCGACGCTCTTCGAGAGACCGACGCTCTTCGAGAGACCGACGCTCTTCGAGAGACCGACGCTCTTCGAGAGACCGACGCTCTTCGAGAGACCGACACTCTTCGGGAGACCGACGCTCTTCGGGAGACCGACGCTCTTCGGGAGACCGACGGTCTTCGGGAGACCGACACTTCTCGAGAGACCGACACTTCTCGAGAGACCGACACTTCTCGAGAGACCGACACTTCTCGAGAGACCGACACTTCTCGAGAGACCGACACTTCTCGAGAGACCGACACTTCTCGAGAGACCGACACTTCTCGAGAGACCGACACTTCTCGAGAGACCG